One Blastopirellula marina genomic region harbors:
- a CDS encoding ThuA domain-containing protein yields MRILSLSWSFLLLFALSTLTFADDAKLKALIIDGQNNHGVWPKTTQMMKSYLEGSGKFTVDVATTGKNSTEGFAPEFKNYDVVVSNYNGKRWPKATDEAFVEYVRNGGGFVVVHAANNSFGDWDEYNRIIGLGGWGGRNAKSGPYVYFGKDEELVRDTSEGNGGHHGRQHPFQVIVRDADHPITHGMPKSWMHTQDELYDQLRGPAENMKVLATAYADPATGGSGRHEPMIMTIDYGKGRIFHTPMGHGDYSMECVGFISTLLRGTEWAATGKVTQAIPDDFPEPNAEAKRPYKAENN; encoded by the coding sequence ATGCGTATTCTGTCGTTGTCCTGGTCTTTCTTGCTTTTATTTGCTCTTTCTACCTTAACCTTCGCCGACGATGCCAAGCTGAAGGCCCTGATTATCGATGGTCAGAATAACCATGGAGTCTGGCCGAAAACGACGCAGATGATGAAGTCGTACCTTGAAGGATCCGGCAAGTTTACGGTCGACGTCGCAACTACTGGGAAAAACTCGACCGAAGGGTTCGCTCCCGAATTTAAGAACTACGATGTAGTCGTCAGCAATTACAACGGCAAACGATGGCCCAAGGCTACCGACGAGGCATTCGTCGAGTACGTGAGAAATGGGGGCGGGTTCGTTGTCGTTCATGCCGCGAATAATTCGTTTGGCGACTGGGACGAGTACAACCGTATCATCGGACTAGGGGGATGGGGTGGACGCAACGCCAAGAGTGGCCCCTATGTTTACTTCGGCAAGGATGAAGAACTCGTCCGCGATACGTCCGAGGGGAACGGGGGACACCATGGCCGCCAACATCCATTTCAAGTAATCGTGCGAGATGCAGATCACCCCATCACCCACGGCATGCCCAAGTCGTGGATGCATACCCAAGACGAATTGTACGATCAGCTACGTGGACCGGCCGAAAACATGAAAGTGCTGGCCACCGCCTACGCCGATCCGGCGACCGGTGGAAGTGGACGGCACGAACCGATGATCATGACCATCGACTACGGCAAAGGGCGGATCTTCCACACCCCCATGGGGCATGGTGATTATTCCATGGAGTGTGTCGGCTTTATTTCGACACTGCTACGCGGAACGGAATGGGCTGCTACTGGTAAGGTAACGCAAGCGATTCCAGATGATTTTCCTGAACCCAACGCCGAAGCGAAGCGTCCTTACAAAGCAGAAAACAACTAG
- a CDS encoding YdiY family protein, giving the protein MGWIFPHSILIVSLISLTTLASYSHAADSEDFDGIGLSYFEQSSVDKSDSEFVHYLMPEDDVQSFLTSVLELPPLPELPKPKPEEEKPVEPTPEEVEKPKDAKKDEKPKEEEEDTYGYFDYVPYGQYYHVDYWFGKAKWKNSAELGLNGQTGNTESNSLRVGAKIKREGDATVFSADIRHLRTSDKDGLTQNNAYVKHKLEWPLKIHEKWSLFEKTDVEYDEFKAFDMRLVFNGGVSYKPYKTDATDWTLSIGSGFSQEYGSPQKGIIPEATLGSELTHQITEKQSFQIKFEFFPAFEANQGYRSVTDASYTIALDHGLSLKLSAEDRYDSTPNNRKRNDLDYACLLIWQF; this is encoded by the coding sequence ATGGGATGGATCTTTCCACATTCGATCTTAATTGTGTCCCTGATCTCGCTTACGACGCTAGCGTCGTATTCGCATGCTGCGGATAGCGAAGACTTCGATGGGATCGGACTTAGCTACTTCGAGCAGTCCTCTGTTGATAAATCAGACTCTGAATTCGTTCATTACCTGATGCCTGAGGATGATGTGCAGTCCTTTCTCACATCTGTCTTAGAGTTACCGCCTCTGCCAGAGTTGCCCAAGCCGAAGCCAGAAGAAGAGAAGCCTGTAGAGCCTACGCCAGAAGAGGTGGAAAAGCCGAAAGACGCCAAAAAGGATGAGAAGCCGAAGGAAGAGGAAGAAGATACATACGGCTACTTCGACTATGTTCCTTACGGCCAGTACTACCATGTCGACTACTGGTTCGGCAAAGCCAAGTGGAAGAACAGTGCTGAACTGGGCCTGAACGGTCAGACAGGTAATACAGAATCCAATAGTTTGCGTGTGGGTGCTAAGATCAAACGAGAAGGGGATGCGACTGTCTTTTCAGCGGATATCCGACACCTGCGTACGAGCGACAAAGATGGTCTGACGCAAAACAACGCCTATGTGAAACACAAGTTGGAGTGGCCGCTGAAGATTCACGAGAAATGGTCGTTGTTCGAAAAAACGGATGTCGAATACGATGAATTCAAAGCCTTTGACATGCGGTTGGTGTTCAACGGCGGTGTCAGTTACAAGCCATATAAGACCGATGCAACCGACTGGACATTGTCGATCGGTTCTGGTTTTTCACAGGAGTACGGAAGCCCACAGAAGGGGATCATTCCTGAAGCCACTTTGGGCTCAGAGCTAACCCATCAGATTACCGAGAAGCAGTCGTTTCAGATCAAATTTGAATTCTTTCCAGCATTTGAAGCAAACCAGGGCTACCGTAGCGTGACCGACGCGAGTTATACGATCGCTCTGGATCATGGGCTTTCATTGAAGCTTAGTGCGGAAGATCGCTACGATAGTACGCCAAATAATCGCAAAAGAAACGACTTGGATTATGCCTGTTTGCTGATCTGGCAATTCTAA
- a CDS encoding right-handed parallel beta-helix repeat-containing protein — protein MPLLLVIPLLLLLLVSSTTAANDIEVATKAELLQAVSQANPGTVITITAHSLPGSISIKDLHGTADKPVVIRGKEVDKRCVIEGGNFGMQISDPAYVVLENLEIRGTSQNGLNIDDAGTYDSPALHVTLRNLHVHDIGPGGNCDGIKLSGVDHLTIENCQIERWGKGGSAIDMVGCHQAVVRDCSMTFNTMNSASGVQLKGGTSEIVVSRCLFVECGHRGVNIGGSTGLAYFRPPGATYEAKDITVEDCTFIGGMAAMAFVGVDGAVVQHNTIVDPAKWVIRILQETTEPGFVPCRNGVFRNNVIQFKADQAFRSVNVGPHTSPETFQFEGNAWHAIDGKISERDLRLPVKEQDGIYNIDPHLRPIKGGLRVATSAQLPSMVGARTSNQQDR, from the coding sequence ATGCCCCTCCTTTTGGTCATTCCCCTGTTGTTGCTGCTGCTAGTCTCGTCCACCACGGCCGCTAACGACATCGAAGTTGCGACGAAAGCTGAACTTCTTCAAGCCGTATCCCAGGCCAATCCTGGCACTGTGATTACCATCACAGCCCATTCGCTGCCGGGTAGCATCTCAATCAAAGATCTACACGGAACAGCCGATAAGCCCGTCGTAATCCGCGGCAAAGAAGTAGACAAGCGTTGTGTCATCGAGGGTGGTAACTTTGGAATGCAAATCTCTGACCCTGCCTATGTGGTGCTCGAAAACCTGGAGATCCGCGGCACCTCACAAAACGGTTTGAACATCGACGATGCTGGGACCTACGACTCCCCTGCTCTGCACGTGACCCTTAGAAATCTGCATGTCCACGATATAGGCCCCGGCGGCAATTGCGACGGCATCAAGCTTTCAGGCGTCGATCATCTCACCATCGAGAACTGCCAGATCGAGCGTTGGGGCAAAGGGGGCTCGGCCATCGATATGGTTGGCTGCCATCAGGCAGTCGTGCGCGATTGCTCCATGACCTTCAACACCATGAACTCGGCCAGTGGGGTCCAACTTAAAGGGGGAACAAGTGAAATAGTTGTTTCGCGGTGCTTATTTGTCGAGTGTGGCCACCGCGGAGTGAACATCGGCGGAAGTACAGGTTTGGCCTATTTCAGACCCCCGGGAGCAACGTATGAAGCAAAAGACATCACCGTCGAGGATTGCACGTTTATCGGCGGAATGGCCGCGATGGCGTTCGTTGGCGTCGATGGAGCCGTCGTCCAGCACAATACGATTGTTGATCCCGCGAAATGGGTCATCCGGATCTTGCAGGAAACGACCGAGCCGGGGTTCGTTCCGTGCCGCAATGGCGTTTTCCGAAACAACGTCATTCAATTCAAAGCCGATCAGGCATTTCGCAGCGTCAACGTTGGTCCACATACCTCGCCCGAGACGTTTCAATTTGAGGGAAACGCCTGGCATGCGATCGATGGCAAGATCTCGGAGCGTGACCTTCGCCTTCCCGTCAAGGAACAGGACGGAATCTACAACATAGACCCCCATTTAAGGCCCATTAAGGGCGGATTGCGAGTAGCAACCTCGGCTCAGCTTCCCAGCATGGTCGGTGCCCGGACAAGCAATCAGCAAGATCGATAG
- a CDS encoding glycosyl transferase, producing MRVCGFTILRDGVRFGYPFVESIKSVLPLVDRFVIQVGDCSDNSLEVLKAIGDPKIDIEITPWDPEMRKAGEVLAYQTNLAMDRCDGDWFFYIQADEVIHEVDYPVIRKAMQDNWHKPWVDGIRFRYLHFRGDYSIRDPLGYRRQVRIVRNDPQIRSVGDACGFGKNGHRLNSSLINARVFHYGYVRPPKAMAEKAAQFQQFYVFDKKGKQVRNIKDRPLEEVGEYIYDMQSCVPYKGTHPALMADRIAAKDWETPEFSHVPLWRNKFWWHGRLKKAIPQLFNPKQPRVDHTAKKSETNSVSAQPESQARAA from the coding sequence ATGCGCGTTTGTGGATTCACAATTCTGCGAGACGGTGTACGCTTCGGGTACCCGTTTGTGGAGAGTATTAAGTCGGTATTGCCACTGGTCGACCGGTTCGTCATTCAGGTCGGGGATTGTTCGGACAATTCGCTGGAAGTCTTGAAAGCAATCGGCGACCCGAAGATCGATATCGAAATCACGCCATGGGACCCTGAAATGCGGAAGGCCGGCGAAGTGTTGGCCTATCAGACCAACCTGGCGATGGACCGTTGCGATGGTGACTGGTTTTTCTATATCCAAGCGGACGAGGTGATCCACGAGGTCGATTACCCTGTCATTCGCAAGGCTATGCAAGACAATTGGCACAAGCCATGGGTCGACGGAATTCGCTTTCGGTATCTACACTTCCGGGGTGACTACAGCATTCGCGATCCGCTGGGTTACCGCCGCCAAGTGCGAATTGTGCGGAACGACCCTCAAATTCGTAGCGTTGGCGATGCCTGTGGTTTCGGAAAGAATGGACACCGATTGAATTCGAGCCTGATTAACGCCCGAGTCTTCCATTACGGGTATGTCCGTCCTCCTAAAGCCATGGCTGAGAAGGCTGCTCAATTCCAGCAGTTCTACGTCTTTGACAAGAAGGGAAAGCAGGTCCGGAACATCAAGGATCGACCCCTCGAAGAAGTCGGCGAATACATTTACGACATGCAATCGTGTGTTCCCTATAAGGGAACTCACCCTGCTCTGATGGCGGATCGTATTGCCGCAAAAGACTGGGAAACGCCCGAGTTTTCGCATGTCCCGCTTTGGCGCAACAAATTCTGGTGGCATGGTCGACTGAAGAAGGCCATTCCTCAACTGTTCAATCCCAAGCAGCCGCGAGTCGATCATACGGCGAAGAAGTCGGAGACAAACTCTGTTTCCGCCCAGCCAGAGTCCCAGGCGAGAGCAGCCTAA
- a CDS encoding acetylxylan esterase, which produces MRRTHVFSMAGTFLVLACSVVSLANAQDAADVLPPGQIPDDARLAPPKDLDGYFPFSPPASLAEWNVRAEEVRTQLKVALGLWPLPPRTPLNYTVVGRHEFEDYAVSNVRLESVPGLFVTGNLYEPVGKEGPFPGVLCPHGHWANGRYYVADQKAVKEQLESGAEADAIAAENPIQARSVHLARMGCVVLQIDMLGYADSQQLSYELVHRFAKQRAEMNTNDRWGFFSPQAESHLQSVMGLQIWNCIRSLDVLEGLSNVDKSRLAVTGASGGATQTMLVSAIDPRLAASFPAVMVSTAMQGGCTCENCSLLRVGTGNVEFAALFAPKPQGLTSANDWTVEFEKKGYPDLKRLYGLLDAEDQVKLTARTEFGHNYNRVSRKAMYELLNNAFDLNASTEERPFNRLGSEELSVWTDENLPSYKPDFERDLLETLTKESDEQIQPLLLGDSDAFDKYRQLVNQALDVVVGWKNPATDQVDFKVVNKQQQEDFLLIAGLLRNDQNKSELPALFLYPNENWNGHTVLWLSQDGKSGVFDAGGRLKSEVAKLVSSGISVAAIDLVYQGEFLSDGQPLSQTPKVKNEREAAAYTLGYNHSVAAERIQDILSMAAFMRSHDRQPKSIGLVALDPTMAALGSVAIATQSNAFDFGVLKTNGFRFGHVNSIRSPDLLPGGAKYGDVPGFLAMAAPTLLRVIGEDDASEKPVQLAYKRAGKPEMLSDQQSDVSPVDWIMNQLSAVVTQ; this is translated from the coding sequence ATGCGACGAACTCATGTCTTCTCGATGGCAGGCACATTCCTGGTGCTTGCCTGCTCGGTTGTTTCGTTGGCCAATGCTCAAGATGCCGCGGATGTTCTTCCGCCTGGGCAAATCCCGGATGATGCTCGCTTGGCTCCACCAAAGGATCTGGACGGCTACTTTCCGTTCTCGCCCCCAGCAAGTCTTGCCGAGTGGAATGTCCGAGCGGAAGAGGTTCGTACGCAACTAAAAGTCGCACTCGGTCTTTGGCCATTACCACCAAGAACACCGCTCAACTACACAGTGGTCGGGCGACACGAATTTGAAGACTATGCCGTATCGAACGTACGACTGGAGAGCGTGCCGGGGCTATTTGTCACGGGTAATCTGTACGAACCGGTGGGAAAAGAAGGTCCTTTTCCAGGCGTTCTTTGTCCCCATGGCCATTGGGCGAACGGGCGATACTACGTTGCCGACCAGAAGGCCGTCAAAGAACAACTTGAAAGTGGCGCAGAAGCCGACGCCATAGCGGCCGAAAACCCGATACAAGCCCGCTCGGTACATCTGGCTCGCATGGGGTGTGTGGTTTTGCAAATCGACATGCTTGGCTATGCCGATAGTCAACAGCTATCGTACGAACTCGTTCACCGGTTTGCGAAACAGCGAGCTGAGATGAACACGAACGATCGCTGGGGGTTCTTCAGCCCACAGGCTGAATCGCATTTGCAGTCAGTCATGGGCCTCCAAATCTGGAATTGTATTCGTTCGCTGGATGTGCTTGAGGGTCTTTCAAACGTCGACAAATCTCGCTTGGCCGTCACGGGGGCCAGTGGCGGTGCGACGCAAACGATGTTGGTATCGGCGATTGATCCGCGCTTGGCCGCCAGCTTTCCAGCAGTGATGGTTTCAACGGCTATGCAAGGAGGATGTACTTGCGAGAACTGTTCGCTGCTACGTGTCGGGACCGGCAATGTCGAGTTTGCCGCACTCTTCGCTCCTAAGCCTCAAGGGCTTACGTCTGCCAATGACTGGACGGTTGAATTTGAAAAAAAAGGTTATCCGGACCTGAAGAGGTTGTATGGTTTGCTTGATGCAGAAGATCAGGTAAAGCTAACCGCACGAACGGAGTTTGGTCACAACTACAACCGTGTCTCTCGTAAGGCAATGTACGAGTTGCTCAACAATGCATTCGATTTGAATGCCTCGACCGAAGAGAGGCCGTTCAACAGGCTAGGAAGTGAAGAGCTTTCTGTTTGGACTGACGAGAACCTTCCATCGTACAAGCCTGATTTTGAACGTGACTTGCTGGAAACGCTAACAAAGGAGTCAGACGAGCAAATCCAGCCATTATTGCTGGGCGATTCAGACGCATTCGACAAGTACCGACAACTGGTGAATCAGGCGTTGGATGTTGTTGTTGGGTGGAAGAATCCTGCGACCGACCAGGTCGACTTTAAAGTGGTAAACAAACAGCAACAGGAAGACTTCTTGCTGATCGCCGGTTTGCTACGTAACGACCAGAATAAGTCTGAATTGCCTGCTTTGTTTCTTTACCCTAACGAAAACTGGAATGGCCATACGGTTCTCTGGTTGTCTCAGGATGGCAAGTCAGGCGTCTTTGATGCAGGGGGAAGACTCAAGTCTGAGGTCGCTAAGTTGGTATCCTCTGGCATTTCTGTCGCTGCTATCGACCTAGTTTATCAGGGTGAGTTTTTGTCCGATGGACAGCCTCTTTCGCAAACACCCAAGGTTAAGAATGAACGTGAAGCTGCTGCTTATACCCTAGGGTACAATCATTCGGTCGCCGCCGAGCGGATTCAAGACATCCTTTCGATGGCAGCCTTCATGCGAAGTCACGATCGACAACCGAAGTCGATCGGGCTGGTTGCTCTTGATCCCACCATGGCGGCTTTGGGAAGTGTGGCCATTGCCACACAGTCGAATGCGTTCGATTTTGGGGTGCTCAAGACCAATGGTTTTCGGTTTGGCCATGTGAATTCGATCCGGTCACCGGATCTTTTACCAGGTGGGGCGAAGTATGGGGACGTGCCAGGCTTCCTGGCAATGGCGGCTCCTACCCTGCTGCGTGTGATTGGTGAAGATGATGCAAGCGAGAAGCCGGTACAATTGGCTTACAAGCGAGCCGGAAAGCCAGAGATGCTGTCGGATCAGCAGTCGGATGTATCGCCCGTTGACTGGATCATGAACCAGCTAAGTGCCGTAGTTACACAGTAG
- a CDS encoding RNA polymerase sigma factor has product MVEEDRQDLRQFVDDLYRAESRRVFATLVRLLNDFDLAEEAMHEAFTSAFVKWQEEGIPQNPRAWLVSTGRFKAIDTIRRRVRFDESLGEIAKRLDHEKDQFAAIDEENIEDDRLRLIFTCCHPALPPSAQVALTLREVCGLRTEEIASAFLTTPPTIAQRIVRGKQKIRDAGIPFEIPTVPQMPQRLDSVLSVIYLVFNEGYSASSGKTVTRCDLSEEAIRLGRLLAQLLPDPEVVGLLALMLIQESRRTARTTPSGDIILLEDQDRSLWIQEYISEGVELIQRALRTRRFGVYTIQAAIAAVHAEASSPEVTDWSQIIALYDVLSRIESSPVVELNRAVAIAMRDGPEAGLTIIDDILTEGTLSEYHLAHAARADLCRRMGNTMEAVNAYRRALELAKQEPERRFLEGRLKQLS; this is encoded by the coding sequence ATGGTGGAAGAGGACCGGCAGGATCTTCGTCAATTCGTTGATGATCTTTACCGCGCGGAATCACGCCGAGTCTTTGCGACGCTAGTGCGTTTGCTCAACGACTTTGACCTTGCGGAAGAGGCCATGCACGAGGCGTTTACTTCGGCTTTTGTGAAATGGCAGGAAGAGGGAATCCCCCAGAATCCCCGTGCCTGGTTGGTATCGACAGGGCGTTTCAAGGCAATCGATACGATTCGTCGGCGTGTGAGGTTCGACGAGTCGTTGGGTGAAATTGCCAAGCGACTGGATCATGAAAAAGACCAGTTTGCTGCAATCGACGAAGAGAACATTGAGGATGACCGGCTTCGTCTGATCTTTACTTGCTGTCATCCGGCACTCCCGCCTAGTGCCCAAGTAGCTTTGACATTGCGAGAAGTTTGTGGGCTTCGCACGGAAGAGATCGCTAGTGCGTTTCTCACCACACCTCCGACAATTGCCCAACGGATTGTGCGGGGGAAGCAAAAGATTCGGGACGCAGGCATTCCGTTTGAAATACCGACCGTCCCTCAGATGCCGCAGCGATTAGATTCCGTGCTGTCGGTTATCTATCTCGTTTTCAATGAAGGGTATTCGGCCTCGTCCGGCAAGACAGTTACACGCTGTGATCTCTCGGAGGAAGCAATCCGTTTGGGAAGGCTCTTGGCCCAACTGCTTCCCGACCCGGAAGTCGTCGGACTCTTGGCTCTGATGTTGATCCAGGAATCACGTCGAACGGCCCGCACGACCCCTTCTGGGGATATCATCCTGCTGGAGGATCAAGACCGGTCGTTATGGATTCAGGAGTATATCTCGGAAGGAGTCGAACTCATTCAGCGAGCCCTGCGGACACGTCGTTTTGGCGTGTACACCATCCAGGCCGCGATCGCTGCGGTCCATGCCGAAGCGTCATCTCCAGAGGTAACGGATTGGTCACAAATCATTGCTCTGTATGACGTTCTGTCACGGATTGAGTCGTCTCCGGTCGTCGAGTTGAATCGAGCTGTTGCCATTGCAATGCGCGACGGCCCCGAGGCTGGTTTAACGATAATTGACGACATCCTCACCGAAGGGACTCTATCGGAATATCACCTGGCACATGCCGCGCGAGCAGATCTGTGTCGACGCATGGGCAATACCATGGAAGCCGTGAATGCGTATCGCCGTGCCCTGGAATTG
- a CDS encoding CCA tRNA nucleotidyltransferase — MNLEASRIFSIEVVQKLQATGFQALWAGGCVRDLLLGKPSKDFDVATNATPDEVRDVFGHDRTLPIGASFGVITVQGGKRRGQVEVATFRTDLGYSDGRRPDEVRFSSAEEDAQRRDFTINGMFYDPIQEKVLDYVGGQRDLKNRLVRSIGNPFQRFEEDKLRMLRAVRFSSTFAFDLELQTQHAIREYASHIHVVSAERIAAEMRRMLADKHRMIAVRMLRDLTLLQEILPEAESTVGHALRWSETYHSLERLTVCDFRAAMALILRYACQNSLLNGNPLKPLQPADVVCQRWKLTNDETKTIQWLLRHENTIRQADQVAWPKLQRLLIADNAPLLIATGFAVQRARGNSTVGVEHADSCLSLPEEELNPNPLLSGSDLIKAGYKPGPQFQRVLEAVRDEQLEKRLHTKEDALAFAKANWE, encoded by the coding sequence ATGAATCTCGAAGCAAGCCGAATATTCTCGATCGAAGTCGTCCAGAAACTTCAGGCAACTGGCTTCCAGGCTCTCTGGGCAGGGGGGTGCGTTCGAGATTTGCTACTGGGAAAGCCGTCGAAGGATTTCGACGTCGCCACCAATGCCACACCTGACGAGGTTCGCGACGTTTTCGGCCACGACCGTACTCTGCCGATCGGGGCGTCGTTTGGCGTCATTACCGTGCAAGGAGGCAAACGGCGTGGCCAGGTCGAAGTTGCGACATTTCGGACAGACCTGGGGTATTCCGATGGTCGTCGTCCGGATGAAGTTCGCTTCAGTAGTGCCGAAGAAGACGCACAGCGACGAGACTTCACGATCAACGGGATGTTCTACGATCCCATCCAAGAGAAGGTTCTCGACTATGTCGGGGGACAACGTGACCTGAAGAATCGCCTTGTCCGCAGCATCGGCAACCCATTTCAACGTTTTGAAGAAGATAAACTGCGAATGCTTAGAGCGGTTCGATTCAGTTCAACGTTCGCGTTTGATTTGGAACTACAAACTCAGCATGCGATTCGCGAGTATGCCAGCCATATTCATGTTGTCAGTGCGGAACGAATCGCTGCCGAAATGCGGCGGATGTTGGCGGATAAACATCGCATGATTGCCGTGCGAATGCTGCGTGATCTGACATTGTTGCAGGAAATTCTTCCTGAGGCAGAATCAACCGTTGGTCATGCGCTGAGGTGGAGCGAAACGTACCATTCCCTCGAGCGTTTGACTGTCTGTGACTTTCGCGCAGCAATGGCGCTAATATTGAGATATGCGTGCCAGAATAGCTTGCTGAACGGCAATCCGCTCAAGCCGCTACAACCGGCCGATGTGGTGTGTCAGCGGTGGAAACTGACGAACGACGAGACCAAAACGATCCAGTGGCTTCTGCGGCACGAAAATACCATTCGCCAGGCAGATCAGGTTGCCTGGCCAAAGCTCCAGCGGTTACTCATCGCAGATAACGCACCGTTGCTGATTGCGACTGGGTTTGCCGTACAACGAGCTCGAGGCAATTCCACGGTAGGTGTTGAACACGCCGATTCATGTTTGAGCCTGCCCGAGGAAGAATTGAATCCCAATCCTCTTCTATCCGGAAGCGATCTGATTAAGGCCGGATATAAACCAGGCCCTCAGTTTCAACGAGTGCTCGAGGCGGTTCGTGATGAACAACTGGAGAAACGCCTGCACACGAAAGAAGACGCTTTGGCATTTGCCAAGGCTAATTGGGAATGA
- a CDS encoding rhodanese-like domain-containing protein yields MSEETSLPIETTCLEVQELKKQNADFILLDCREQNEFDLVRIAGSTLIPMSEIQDRIGELDSHRQRHIVVHCHHGGRSMRVTQWLRQQGFPKVQNMAGGIHAWAQDIDPSMPTY; encoded by the coding sequence ATGTCTGAAGAAACCAGCCTGCCCATCGAAACGACCTGTCTCGAAGTCCAGGAACTGAAAAAACAGAATGCCGATTTCATCCTGCTGGATTGCCGGGAACAGAACGAATTCGATCTGGTTCGGATTGCTGGTTCCACTCTCATTCCAATGAGCGAGATCCAGGATCGCATCGGCGAACTGGATTCCCACCGCCAACGGCACATCGTCGTGCATTGTCACCACGGCGGTCGCAGCATGCGAGTCACCCAGTGGCTGCGTCAGCAGGGCTTCCCCAAAGTACAGAACATGGCCGGAGGAATTCATGCTTGGGCCCAAGATATCGACCCAAGCATGCCCACGTATTAG
- a CDS encoding STAS/SEC14 domain-containing protein, which translates to MSENVEVVHLKDLTIVRLTGKLTAADYEYFVPEIEKQIAEFGKLRLLVELHDFHGWTMGALWDDIKFDAKHWSDIKRLAIVGETKWESGMAVFCKPFTSASVKYFDQANLEDAKKWLVEEE; encoded by the coding sequence ATGAGTGAAAACGTAGAAGTTGTGCATCTGAAGGATCTGACCATTGTTCGCCTGACTGGCAAACTTACTGCCGCCGATTACGAATACTTCGTACCGGAAATCGAAAAGCAGATCGCCGAGTTTGGCAAGCTTCGCCTGTTGGTTGAATTGCACGACTTTCACGGTTGGACCATGGGGGCATTGTGGGACGACATTAAGTTCGACGCGAAGCACTGGAGCGATATCAAACGCCTGGCGATCGTGGGGGAAACTAAATGGGAATCGGGCATGGCCGTTTTCTGCAAGCCCTTTACCTCGGCCAGCGTGAAGTATTTTGACCAAGCGAATTTAGAAGATGCTAAGAAGTGGTTGGTTGAGGAAGAATAA